The Chryseobacterium sp. 52 genome includes a region encoding these proteins:
- a CDS encoding FUSC family protein yields MKPENLAELSDQDLLQKIKKMKNNKIIDAVIIGFTIGIVVYSAVKNGFGFFTFFPLILTYIIVRNSKNNKILETEIQKELNSRNVK; encoded by the coding sequence ATGAAACCTGAAAATCTGGCAGAATTAAGCGACCAGGACCTTCTTCAGAAAATAAAAAAAATGAAGAACAATAAAATAATCGATGCTGTAATCATTGGATTTACTATTGGAATTGTGGTGTACAGTGCTGTAAAAAACGGATTTGGCTTTTTTACTTTCTTTCCTTTAATATTAACATATATCATCGTGAGAAATTCGAAAAATAATAAAATCTTAGAAACAGAAATTCAAAAAGAACTCAACTCGCGAAACGTAAAATAA